A region of Anopheles merus strain MAF chromosome 2R, AmerM5.1, whole genome shotgun sequence DNA encodes the following proteins:
- the LOC121590252 gene encoding uncharacterized protein LOC121590252: protein MYTLGAMSCCCLVVSYHLIVNLVDRFSEVLRDLVYCRCRRAEQFDDCEVTAGDSVEPTVQLSSAGVLTNKPRYVVINDTVELEPFYYDIDRRYCELLLRDRPAGTCIVRPFKLKHETIRYILSIRAPDTYFHLFIRHAGKNGMYALGLEKEQEKRFKFPTDIVRYYQAHLLECSRASRVCTKLQLQPLPISDVLEARRPNAPAKTT from the exons ATGTACACGCTCGGTGCGATgagttgctgctgtttggtCGTTTCCTACCATTTGATCGTCAATTTAGTGGACCGTTTTTCGGAGGTGTTGCGCGACCTCGTGTACTGCCGTTGTCGACGGGCAGAGCAATTTGATGACTGTGAAGTGACGGCGGGCGATTCCGTGGAGCCGACGGTCCAGCTGTCTTCGGCCGGTGTGTTGACAAACAAACCACGCTACGTGGTGATCAATGATACGGTTGAGCTAGAACCCTTTTACTACGACATCGATCGACGATACTGTGAGCTACTTCTGCGGGATCGTCCCGCTGGGACGTGCATAGTGAGACCGTTCAAGCTAAAA CACGAAACGATCCGCTACATCCTTTCGATCCGTGCGCCGGACACTTACTTCCACCTGTTTATTCGACACGCCGGCAAGAATGGCATGTACGCGCTCGGGCTGGAAAAGGAGCAGGAAAAGCGGTTCAAGTTTCCCACCGACATCGTGCGCTACTACCAGGCCCACCTGCTCGAGTGTAGCCGGGCTAGCCGGGTGTGCACGAAGCTGCAGCTTCAGCCGCTACCGATTTCGGACGTGCTCGAGGCGCGACGACCCAACGCTCCAGCAAAGACGACTTAA
- the LOC121588581 gene encoding Y+L amino acid transporter 2 isoform X1, translated as MEDDALNKDEKQRKDSLKSAKDAANGAGGGGGDGGDIVLKPKMTLVNGITVIVGSIIGSGIFVSPTGVLINTGSVNMSLIVWILSGLFSMVGAYCYAELGTMIKKSGADYAYIMETFGPFLAFIRLWIECMIVRPCSQAIVALTFSVYVLKPFFPECQPPEDAARLLAVCCILVLTFINCWDVKWATAVQDIFTYAKLLALFIIIGAGAYYLFQGNTEHFTFDNTKTEVTSLALSFYSGLFAYNGWNYLNFIIEELKDPVKNLPRAIAISCTLVTVVYVFTNVSFYTILSPEEVLGSEAVAVTFADRVFGMFAWTIPVFVALSTFGAVNGILLTSSRLFYAGACEGQMPEILTMIQIQRLTPTPAVLIMALLSMLYLTVSDIFALINYVGFATWLSIGAAVLCLPWLRWKQPKLNRPIKVNLIFPILYLIATVFVTVVPMIASPVETGYGCLMILSSIPVYFIFIAWRNKPKWFNRSMVGLTRFLQKMLMVVGKTKLAQV; from the exons ATGGAGGACGACGCACTGAACAAGGACGAGAAGCAGCGCAAGGACTCGCTGAAAAGTGCAAAGGATGCAGCGAACGGggccggtggcggcggtggcgacgGCGGTGACATCGTGCTCAAGCCCAAAATGACACTCGTCAACGGGATTACGGTGATCGTCGGTTCCATTATCGGTTCCGGCATTTTCGTCTCGCCGACCGGTGTCCTCATCAACACGGGCAGCGTCAACATGTCGCTGATCGTCTGGATCCTCTCCGGCCTGTTCTCGATG gtTGGTGCCTACTGCTACGCCGAGCTGGGCACTATGATCAAAAAGTCGGGCGCAGATTACGCGTACATTATGGAAACGTTCGGCCCGTTCCTGGCCTTCATCCGGCTCTGGATCGAATGCATGATAGTGCGTCCCTGCTCGCAGGCCATCGTGGCCCTCACGTTCAGCGTGTACGTGCTGAAGCCGTTCTTCCCCGAATGCCAACCGCCCGAGGATGCGGCCCGCCTGCTTGCCGTCTGCTGTATCC TGGTGCTGACGTTCATCAACTGCTGGGACGTGAAATGGGCCACGGCGGTACAGGACATCTTCACCTACGCGAAGCTGCTCGCCctgttcatcatcatcggtgcCGGTGCCTACTACCTGTTCCAAG GCAACACGGAACACTTCACCTTCGATAACACGAAAACGGAGGTAACATCGCTCGCATTGTCCTTCTATTCGGGATTGTTTGCCTACAACGGTTG GAACTATTTGAACTTCATCATCGAGGAGCTGAAGGACCCGGTGAAGAATTTGCCCCGTGCCATCGCAATTTCCTGCACGCTGGTGACGGTCGTGTACGTGTTTACCAACGTGTCCTTCTACACGATCCTGTCGCCGGAGGAGGTGCTCGGCTCGGAGGCGGTCGCCGTCACGTTTGCCGATCGGGTGTTCGGTATGTTTGCGTGGACGATACCGG TGTTTGTCGCCCTGTCAACGTTTGGAGCGGTGAATGGCATTCTGCTTACCTCGTCCCGCCTGTTCTACGCCGGCGCTTGCGAAGGTCAGATGCCGGAGATTCTTACCATGATCCAAATACAGCGCCTCACACCGACGCCCGCCGTGCTGATTATGGCGCTCCTTTCCATGCTGTATCTGACGGTATCGGACATCTTTGCCCTAATTAACTACGTTGGGTTCGCCACTTGG CTAAGTATCGGTGCGGCCGTACTGTGCCTACCGTGGTTACGGTGGAAGCAGCCGAAACTGAACCGCCCGATCAAGGTGAATCTCATCTTCCCCATCCTGTATCTGATCGCCACCGTCTTCGTCACCGTCGTCCCAATGATTGCCAGCCCGGTAGAGACGGGCTACGGGTGTCTTATGATTCTTTCCAGCATTCCCGTCTACTTCATATTTATTGCGTGGCGAAACAAACCCAAATGGTTCAACCGCTCGATGG TGGGTCTTACACGGTTCCTCCAAAAAATGCTCATGGTCGTAGGAAAGACCAAACTAGCTCAGGTTTAA
- the LOC121590250 gene encoding uncharacterized protein LOC121590250 produces the protein MADSRERIRAPPRDGREGFTSPRQVLRRLMLLSEGRQYREAATVVGRLGPSVLRSVVAELPMDILIEALPHSTYLLESFFNRLNAVVATPRPDVPCEAIMWHLVKLFSNPHETGLRQRCMKLAQAIGIWQPSLRESLLARRKQLDQAIQGLGVHGLTADQTGSLISLHVALKNELQRHIDTYKAAIHKLEELSPVTAHQDPAQSSHQRLLAIGYGDIQQRLIDNKTLLTMLDKPALKQLAQLVENLSQRVQNDKEVLFCVGQIRRTDATANTEERPAAGLLMNYSRGCDTVLGLMGPIATLPPSSPTSNGCSSGGSDGYHSDSDIDETNSELVRQYSVMYSKNRIDTLDSLNALPQLKHAHQLKAKILFSIIVLAFRACHGLKERKVLEVRRTLFVLDANDDSTATLDRAVRQQLKETADRFPMGDVERQVANQVLSTLHEYPCLEACIPLIHYISDCVRLAWRMVNQTNPYYLDTDFTLGLLQPEKHERYPISEKRSDIIRAFLWPALMQNGHCVYKAVVAT, from the exons ATGGCGGACAGTCGCGAAAGAATTCGTGCCCCGCCACGGGACGGGCGCGAAGGGTTCACCAGCCCGCGGCAGGTGCTCCGGCGGCTGATGCTGCTGTCGGAGGGCAGACAGTACCGGGAGGCTGCCACCGTCGTCGGACGCCTCGGACCGTCCGTGCTGCGCTCGGTTGTGGCCGAGCTGCCGATGGACATCCTGATCGAGGCGCTGCCTCACAGTACCTACCTGCTCGAGTCCTTCTTCAACCG ACTAAATGCCGTTGTGGCCACCCCACGTCCGGACGTCCCGTGCGAGGCGATCATGTGGCATCTGGTGAAGCTGTTCAGCAATCCGCACGAGACGGGCCTGCGGCAGCGATGCATGAAGCTCGCGCAAGCCATCGGTATCTGGCAGCCGTCCCTCAGGGAGTCGCTGCTCGCCCGCCGCAAACAGCTCGACCAAGCCATCCAAGGGCTGGGTGTGCACGGACTCACGGCGGATCAAACCGGCAGCCTCATCTCGCTGCACGTGGCGCTCAAGAATGAGCTCCAGCGGCACATTGACACGTACAAGGCGGCCATCCACAAGCTGGAGGAGCTGAGCCCGGTCACCGCCCATCAGGATCCTGCCCAATCGTCCCACCAGCGCCTGCTGGCGATCGGGTACGGTGACATTCAGCAGCGTCTGATCGACAACAAAACGTTACTGACAATGCTAGACAAGCCGGCGCTCAAGCAGCTGGCCCAGCTGGTGGAGAACCTGTCGCAGCGGGTACAGAACGACAAGGAGGTACTGTTTTGTGTGGGACAGATCCGTCGCACTGATGCGACGGCAAATACCGAGGAACGACCGGCGGCCGGGTTGCTGATGAACTACTCGCGAGGATGCGACACGGTGTTGGGACTGATGGGACCGATCGCCACTCTGCCTCCGAGTAGTCCTACCAGCAAtggatgcagcagcggtggcaGTGATGGCTACCATTCCGATTCTGACATTGATGAGACGAA TTCCGAGTTGGTACGACAGTACAGCGTGATGTACAGCAAAAATCGCATCGACACGCTGGACTCACTGAACGCACTGCCGCAGCTCAAGCACGCCCATCAGCTCAAGGCAAAGATACTGTTCTCCATCATCGTG CTTGCCTTCCGTGCCTGCCACGGGCTGAAAGAGCGCAAGGTGCTCGAGGTACGCCGCACACTGTTCGTGCTGGACGCAAACGACGATTCGACGGCCACGCTCGATCGGGCAGTGCGGCAGCAGCTGAAGGAGACGGCCGACCGGTTCCCGATGGGTGACGTCGAGCGACAGGTCGCCAACCAGGTGCTGTCCACGCTGCACGAGTACCCTTGCCTGGAGGCTTGCATACCGCTCATCCACTACATCAGCGACTGCGTGCGATTAGCGTGGCGCATGGTGAACCAAACCAACCCGTACTATCTGGATACGGACTTTACTCTCG GTCTTCTGCAGCCGGAGAAGCACGAACGATACCCGATATCCGAGAAGCGGTCCGACATTATCCGTGCGTTCTTGTGGCCAGCACTGATGCAGAATGGACACTGCGTGTACAAGGCGGTCGTCGCTACTTAA
- the LOC121588581 gene encoding Y+L amino acid transporter 2 isoform X2: protein MEDDALNKDEKQRKDSLKSAKDAANGAGGGGGDGGDIVLKPKMTLVNGITVIVGSIIGSGIFVSPTGVLINTGSVNMSLIVWILSGLFSMVGAYCYAELGTMIKKSGADYAYIMETFGPFLAFIRLWIECMIVRPCSQAIVALTFSVYVLKPFFPECQPPEDAARLLAVCCILVLTFINCWDVKWATAVQDIFTYAKLLALFIIIGAGAYYLFQGNTEHFTFDNTKTEVTSLALSFYSGLFAYNGWNYLNFIIEELKDPVKNLPRAIAISCTLVTVVYVFTNVSFYTILSPEEVLGSEAVAVTFADRVFGMFAWTIPVFVALSTFGAVNGILLTSSRLFYAGACEGQMPEILTMIQIQRLTPTPAVLIMALLSMLYLTVSDIFALINYVGFATWLSIGAAVLCLPWLRWKQPKLNRPIKVNLIFPILYLIATVFVTVVPMIASPVETGYGCLMILSSIPVYFIFIAWRNKPKWFNRSMGGITQSLQKLMMVVRPKQK, encoded by the exons ATGGAGGACGACGCACTGAACAAGGACGAGAAGCAGCGCAAGGACTCGCTGAAAAGTGCAAAGGATGCAGCGAACGGggccggtggcggcggtggcgacgGCGGTGACATCGTGCTCAAGCCCAAAATGACACTCGTCAACGGGATTACGGTGATCGTCGGTTCCATTATCGGTTCCGGCATTTTCGTCTCGCCGACCGGTGTCCTCATCAACACGGGCAGCGTCAACATGTCGCTGATCGTCTGGATCCTCTCCGGCCTGTTCTCGATG gtTGGTGCCTACTGCTACGCCGAGCTGGGCACTATGATCAAAAAGTCGGGCGCAGATTACGCGTACATTATGGAAACGTTCGGCCCGTTCCTGGCCTTCATCCGGCTCTGGATCGAATGCATGATAGTGCGTCCCTGCTCGCAGGCCATCGTGGCCCTCACGTTCAGCGTGTACGTGCTGAAGCCGTTCTTCCCCGAATGCCAACCGCCCGAGGATGCGGCCCGCCTGCTTGCCGTCTGCTGTATCC TGGTGCTGACGTTCATCAACTGCTGGGACGTGAAATGGGCCACGGCGGTACAGGACATCTTCACCTACGCGAAGCTGCTCGCCctgttcatcatcatcggtgcCGGTGCCTACTACCTGTTCCAAG GCAACACGGAACACTTCACCTTCGATAACACGAAAACGGAGGTAACATCGCTCGCATTGTCCTTCTATTCGGGATTGTTTGCCTACAACGGTTG GAACTATTTGAACTTCATCATCGAGGAGCTGAAGGACCCGGTGAAGAATTTGCCCCGTGCCATCGCAATTTCCTGCACGCTGGTGACGGTCGTGTACGTGTTTACCAACGTGTCCTTCTACACGATCCTGTCGCCGGAGGAGGTGCTCGGCTCGGAGGCGGTCGCCGTCACGTTTGCCGATCGGGTGTTCGGTATGTTTGCGTGGACGATACCGG TGTTTGTCGCCCTGTCAACGTTTGGAGCGGTGAATGGCATTCTGCTTACCTCGTCCCGCCTGTTCTACGCCGGCGCTTGCGAAGGTCAGATGCCGGAGATTCTTACCATGATCCAAATACAGCGCCTCACACCGACGCCCGCCGTGCTGATTATGGCGCTCCTTTCCATGCTGTATCTGACGGTATCGGACATCTTTGCCCTAATTAACTACGTTGGGTTCGCCACTTGG CTAAGTATCGGTGCGGCCGTACTGTGCCTACCGTGGTTACGGTGGAAGCAGCCGAAACTGAACCGCCCGATCAAGGTGAATCTCATCTTCCCCATCCTGTATCTGATCGCCACCGTCTTCGTCACCGTCGTCCCAATGATTGCCAGCCCGGTAGAGACGGGCTACGGGTGTCTTATGATTCTTTCCAGCATTCCCGTCTACTTCATATTTATTGCGTGGCGAAACAAACCCAAATGGTTCAACCGCTCGATGG GTGGAATTACGCAGAGTTTACAAAAGTTAATGATGGTGGTGCGGCCAAAACAGAAATAA